From a region of the Phycisphaerales bacterium genome:
- a CDS encoding tetratricopeptide repeat protein: MNLNHRRLATIGAVLALVSVVSGCARQSTSGPDTEMTAARAKFYEGFSGYHRDITTTSPEAQHWFDQGLQLLYGFNHDEAIRSFRKAAEVDPKCAMAWWGVGYAYGLHINNPVMTDEQSRLAYEATQQAVARRANGSPVERTLIDALAQRYAWPAPANRRPLDEAYAAAMEQAWRNFPRDADVGALYAESLMNLQPWDLWMHDGQPKGRTPEIVEVLEWAMRMNPRHPGANHFYIHTVEASPNPDRALVSAQRLVNLVPGSGHLVHMPSHIYVRTGRYAEAADANERAMAADEAYFAIAPRPRFYVLYYVHNIHFLAYAAMMEGRYETAMQAARKIEQNVPEDFVREYVTLADGLMPTPLHVMIRFGKWEDILNEPEPPAYRLMSRAIRHYARCVAYSATDRTQEAEAELAAFDAVAIQITDDWLVGNNPSKVILPLARKMMLGEMLFRQGQREEAFAALREGVAMEDALVYDEPPGWMQPVRHALGALLMADGRFAEAEEVYRADLQHHRRNGWSLLGLEKALAAQGRSDEATQAAAQRETVWARADVEPTSSCYCQP; this comes from the coding sequence ATGAACCTGAACCATCGCCGACTTGCAACGATCGGCGCCGTCCTCGCTCTCGTCTCGGTCGTCTCCGGATGCGCCCGACAATCCACCAGCGGCCCCGATACCGAGATGACCGCCGCTCGCGCGAAGTTCTACGAGGGCTTCTCCGGCTATCACCGCGACATCACCACCACCTCGCCCGAAGCCCAGCACTGGTTCGACCAGGGCTTGCAATTGCTCTACGGCTTCAACCACGACGAGGCGATTCGCTCGTTCCGCAAGGCCGCCGAGGTCGATCCGAAGTGCGCCATGGCGTGGTGGGGCGTGGGCTATGCCTACGGCCTGCACATCAACAACCCCGTCATGACGGACGAACAGTCGCGCCTGGCCTACGAAGCCACGCAGCAGGCGGTCGCACGCCGCGCCAACGGCTCGCCGGTCGAGCGCACGCTCATCGATGCGCTGGCGCAGCGCTACGCCTGGCCGGCGCCGGCGAATCGGCGGCCGCTCGACGAGGCCTACGCTGCAGCGATGGAGCAGGCGTGGCGCAACTTCCCGCGCGATGCGGATGTCGGCGCGCTCTATGCCGAGTCGCTCATGAATCTCCAGCCGTGGGACCTGTGGATGCACGACGGCCAGCCCAAGGGCCGCACGCCCGAGATCGTCGAAGTGCTCGAGTGGGCGATGCGGATGAACCCCAGGCACCCCGGCGCCAATCACTTCTACATCCACACCGTCGAAGCCTCGCCGAATCCCGATCGCGCGCTGGTCAGCGCGCAGCGGCTCGTCAACCTCGTGCCCGGCTCGGGTCATCTCGTGCACATGCCATCGCACATCTACGTGCGCACGGGTCGCTACGCCGAGGCGGCCGACGCCAACGAGCGAGCCATGGCGGCGGACGAGGCGTACTTCGCCATCGCGCCCCGGCCGCGCTTCTACGTGCTCTACTACGTGCACAACATCCACTTCCTCGCGTACGCGGCGATGATGGAAGGCCGCTATGAGACGGCGATGCAGGCGGCGCGCAAGATCGAGCAAAACGTGCCGGAAGATTTCGTGCGCGAGTACGTCACGCTGGCCGACGGGCTCATGCCCACCCCGCTGCACGTGATGATCCGCTTTGGCAAGTGGGAAGACATTCTCAACGAGCCCGAGCCGCCGGCGTACCGCCTCATGAGCCGGGCGATCCGGCACTACGCTCGCTGCGTGGCCTATTCGGCGACGGATCGCACGCAGGAGGCCGAGGCGGAACTCGCGGCGTTCGACGCCGTCGCGATCCAGATCACCGACGACTGGCTCGTGGGCAACAACCCCTCCAAGGTCATCCTGCCCCTGGCGCGGAAGATGATGCTCGGCGAGATGCTCTTCCGGCAAGGCCAGCGCGAGGAGGCGTTCGCAGCCCTGCGCGAAGGTGTGGCGATGGAGGATGCGCTGGTGTATGACGAGCCGCCGGGCTGGATGCAGCCGGTGCGGCACGCGCTGGGCGCGCTGCTCATGGCCGACGGCCGCTTCGCCGAGGCGGAAGAAGTCTACCGAGCGGATCTGCAGCACCACCGACGCAACGGCTGGTCACTGCTGGGCCTGGAAAAGGCGCTGGCCGCGCAGGGCCGCAGCGACGAAGCCACCCAGGCGGCAGCGCAGCGCGAAACAGTGTGGGCCAGAGCGGATGTGGAGCCGACTTCGTCTTGTTATTGTCAGCCGTAA
- a CDS encoding toll/interleukin-1 receptor domain-containing protein, giving the protein MSKSPIIYVSLPESFNERVVLEMIAQSATATGARVIRIGAIEPRHTGPLAETARSTISASDLVIADISDANSSVMFDVGLATALEKPLILLASGSRAIPFGLAGVEVFIYGPLESDAEVSKNKLKTLIIDRLSKPEGRSLVRSAVNDGLRKHVFVSYSHVDLQYLNRLLIHLRPLERDGLIEIWADTRLRAGDLWKQEVEKALRRSAVAVLIISPDFLASEFIINNELPLLLQNEEQRGVRIVPIVVKPCRFARDNKLKQFQSVNDPKEPLILMPEGIQEQVYDQVALEVEQCLLQIG; this is encoded by the coding sequence GTGAGCAAGTCGCCCATCATCTATGTTTCCCTTCCCGAATCGTTCAACGAGCGAGTCGTTCTGGAGATGATCGCGCAATCGGCAACTGCAACTGGCGCGCGAGTCATACGCATTGGAGCAATCGAGCCTCGGCATACTGGACCCCTGGCTGAAACTGCCCGCTCTACAATCTCCGCATCGGACTTGGTGATCGCTGACATATCGGACGCCAACTCAAGCGTTATGTTTGACGTAGGTTTGGCAACTGCACTAGAAAAGCCCTTAATCCTCTTGGCATCGGGGAGCCGCGCAATCCCGTTTGGCCTCGCCGGAGTCGAGGTGTTCATCTATGGGCCGCTTGAGAGCGATGCGGAGGTTTCTAAAAATAAACTGAAGACTCTTATCATTGACCGCTTATCAAAGCCTGAAGGACGCAGCCTAGTCAGGTCTGCAGTCAACGATGGCCTGCGAAAGCACGTCTTCGTCAGCTACTCGCACGTCGACTTGCAGTATCTAAACCGCTTGCTAATACATCTCCGACCACTGGAACGAGACGGACTGATCGAGATTTGGGCCGATACCAGGCTCCGAGCCGGCGACCTCTGGAAGCAAGAGGTTGAGAAGGCGCTTCGTAGATCAGCAGTCGCCGTACTCATTATCAGTCCTGACTTTCTGGCGTCGGAGTTCATCATAAACAATGAGCTACCGCTGCTGCTTCAGAACGAAGAGCAGCGCGGCGTGCGGATCGTACCAATTGTCGTGAAACCCTGCAGGTTTGCGCGGGACAATAAGCTAAAGCAGTTCCAGTCCGTTAACGACCCCAAGGAACCGCTGATCTTGATGCCTGAGGGAATCCAAGAACAAGTCTACGATCAGGTTGCCCTGGAAGTCGAACAGTGCTTGCTGCAAATCGGCTGA
- a CDS encoding TlpA family protein disulfide reductase yields the protein MYPHERSLVERLKDEPFVLLGINSDPKDRIQKAIKEQNLSWPMFWDGGNTRGPIAMKWGVYSWPTIFVLDGEGRVRYTNVRNEKMDEAVDALLAEMKEKNQAGDRN from the coding sequence ATGTACCCGCACGAGCGGTCGCTCGTTGAACGATTGAAAGATGAACCCTTCGTCCTGCTTGGCATCAACAGCGATCCCAAGGATCGCATTCAGAAAGCCATCAAGGAGCAGAACCTTTCGTGGCCCATGTTCTGGGACGGCGGCAACACGCGCGGCCCGATCGCCATGAAATGGGGCGTCTACTCCTGGCCGACCATCTTCGTCCTCGACGGCGAGGGACGGGTGCGCTACACGAACGTGCGCAACGAGAAGATGGATGAAGCAGTGGATGCGCTGCTGGCCGAGATGAAAGAGAAGAACCAAGCCGGGGATCGCAACTGA
- a CDS encoding beta-lactamase family protein, whose translation MKRPLRTPSLALARLICLLACAGVGAGVGATSLAQSPPEDANFAADETGRKIVELAQAYESAGFRGAVLAARDGKVIAAVGVGHADLKGEQPIVPSTLFEIASITKPFTAVEAMRLAAAGKLDLDASISEYLPGVPDECKPITVRHLLQHTSGIPGTNSQGSGDDLAAVLPVFLKGGPQHEPGTHWEYWNQGYSLLSEIIARASEESCVDYCRHAIFEPAGMAHSCFTGDAAPEGVNVAVGTSGYGEPRSALEHPYGSYGYQYRGMGGLVTNVWDLWRWDRALAGEALLSEASKTEMFTPGDRSYGLGWFVLTNKAGRLMQSHSGGVRGFACDFRRFPEHEALVVVLSARDDVPVWRIAEAVETTLFGDGQVQAPPAPLESQMAGEIAGRYEDQRGNALTVERQDAATRATVKWTSGPTTRAILGLGPQGGLVFYDWMSAIGVEVVRDEAGAVDALTIDGHPYQRIKPGAEGARPVAEKQAAPKTGGEVPDWAALLLGRYQDEKGIELVVATSGRMVTAQIHWSPQGPITYARLERTEAGEFEFVEFSRSPSKYPVEIVRNDAGKAQSITLVAEGQRQKFERVQEK comes from the coding sequence ATGAAACGACCGCTTCGCACCCCAAGCCTCGCACTCGCCCGCCTGATCTGCCTCCTCGCGTGCGCCGGGGTGGGCGCCGGGGTGGGCGCCACAAGTCTGGCACAAAGCCCGCCGGAGGATGCCAACTTCGCCGCCGATGAAACCGGCCGGAAGATCGTCGAACTTGCGCAGGCGTACGAGTCGGCCGGGTTTCGCGGCGCGGTGCTGGCCGCGCGCGACGGGAAGGTCATCGCGGCCGTGGGTGTCGGGCATGCGGATCTGAAGGGCGAGCAGCCCATCGTCCCTTCGACACTCTTTGAGATTGCCTCGATCACCAAACCTTTCACGGCGGTCGAAGCGATGCGCCTCGCGGCGGCTGGCAAGCTCGATCTCGATGCATCGATCAGCGAGTACCTGCCCGGCGTACCCGATGAGTGCAAGCCGATCACCGTGCGGCATCTGCTTCAGCACACCTCGGGCATTCCGGGGACGAATTCGCAGGGCAGCGGCGATGATCTCGCGGCTGTGCTGCCCGTGTTTCTCAAGGGCGGCCCGCAGCACGAGCCGGGCACGCACTGGGAGTACTGGAACCAGGGCTATTCGCTGCTGAGTGAGATCATCGCGCGGGCCAGCGAGGAATCGTGCGTGGACTATTGCCGCCACGCCATCTTCGAGCCGGCGGGCATGGCGCACTCGTGCTTCACCGGTGACGCGGCGCCGGAGGGCGTCAACGTCGCGGTGGGCACATCGGGCTATGGCGAGCCGCGCTCGGCGCTGGAGCATCCCTACGGCAGTTACGGCTACCAGTATCGCGGCATGGGCGGGCTCGTGACCAACGTCTGGGACCTGTGGCGCTGGGATCGTGCCCTTGCCGGCGAAGCGCTGCTGAGCGAGGCGAGCAAGACAGAGATGTTCACACCCGGCGATCGGAGCTACGGCCTGGGCTGGTTCGTGCTCACCAACAAGGCCGGGCGCCTGATGCAAAGCCACAGCGGAGGAGTGCGCGGCTTTGCCTGCGATTTCCGCCGTTTCCCGGAGCACGAGGCGCTGGTGGTGGTGCTGAGCGCGCGCGATGATGTGCCGGTATGGCGCATCGCCGAGGCGGTGGAGACCACGCTGTTTGGCGATGGTCAGGTGCAGGCGCCCCCGGCGCCGCTCGAGTCGCAAATGGCGGGCGAGATTGCTGGCCGGTATGAAGATCAGCGCGGCAACGCACTGACTGTGGAGCGCCAGGACGCCGCCACGCGAGCGACGGTGAAATGGACGTCGGGTCCGACGACGCGCGCCATCCTTGGGCTGGGGCCGCAAGGCGGGCTCGTGTTCTATGACTGGATGAGCGCGATCGGCGTGGAGGTCGTGCGCGATGAGGCCGGCGCGGTAGACGCGCTGACGATTGATGGACATCCGTACCAGCGCATCAAGCCAGGTGCTGAGGGCGCTCGACCCGTCGCTGAAAAGCAGGCTGCTCCAAAGACAGGCGGCGAAGTTCCCGACTGGGCCGCTCTGCTCCTGGGCCGCTACCAGGATGAAAAGGGAATCGAACTCGTCGTCGCAACATCGGGCCGCATGGTCACGGCACAGATTCACTGGTCGCCGCAGGGGCCAATCACCTACGCCAGGCTGGAGCGCACCGAGGCTGGCGAATTCGAGTTTGTCGAGTTCTCGCGTTCGCCGTCAAAGTACCCAGTCGAGATCGTGCGCAACGACGCCGGCAAGGCGCAGTCCATCACCCTCGTCGCCGAAGGACAGCGGCAGAAGTTTGAGCGGGTGCAGGAGAAGTGA
- a CDS encoding transcriptional repressor has product MGIRRLFTEHGLRCTRQRVAIYDRLRGSKSHPTAEELFEDVRHRCDGLSLATVYNTLEALCEAGLARKLSLNCGCARFDADLEPHLHLLNDDTGEIHDVPTDLSERLLMQLPDEVLRDIEQRLGVRVDRVSLHLHARQAPQHANGSANGRVNGQSNGRVNGHDDGAVRLDRVQHSVTL; this is encoded by the coding sequence ATGGGAATTCGCAGGCTCTTTACGGAACACGGCTTGCGCTGCACGCGGCAGCGGGTGGCCATTTACGACCGCCTGCGGGGCAGTAAATCCCACCCCACCGCGGAAGAGCTTTTCGAAGACGTGCGGCACCGGTGCGACGGCCTGAGCCTGGCAACCGTCTACAACACGCTTGAAGCCTTGTGCGAGGCCGGACTGGCCCGCAAACTCTCCCTGAACTGCGGCTGCGCCCGTTTTGACGCCGACCTTGAGCCTCACCTGCACCTGCTCAACGACGACACCGGCGAAATCCACGACGTCCCGACTGACCTGAGTGAACGCCTGCTCATGCAACTGCCCGACGAGGTGCTCCGCGACATCGAGCAGCGCCTGGGTGTGCGGGTCGATCGCGTCTCGCTCCACCTGCACGCGCGGCAGGCGCCTCAGCACGCCAACGGTTCGGCCAACGGCCGCGTCAACGGCCAGAGCAACGGCCGAGTCAATGGACACGACGATGGCGCCGTGCGCCTCGACCGTGTGCAGCATTCAGTCACTCTCTGA
- a CDS encoding M28 family peptidase — MAMKIITRAAVRRLRNLFLLIAGVLAVCYFVMIRMPGKSFRGPLPPATAQQQALADELRRDLQILAGDIGERNAFLPGKLEAAATFIETQLAQAGYQVQRHPFPVHLELGPNPESDTVCSNLSVEIPGATKPEEIIIVGAHYDSIFGSPGANDNGTGVVATLALARRMANSAPRRTLRFVFFVNEEPPFFQQEGQMGSLVYARQCRDNGDNIIAMLALETMGCFSDEPGTQHYPLGLGLLYPTTGNFIGFVGGVGSRHLVRKCIAAFRQHAQFPSEGAALPGGIPGVGWSDHWSFWQAGYDAIMVTDTAPFRYGDYHEASDTPDKVDYDRLARVTEGVQRVIEDLASE, encoded by the coding sequence ATGGCGATGAAGATCATCACCCGCGCTGCCGTCCGACGCCTTCGCAATCTGTTCCTGCTCATCGCCGGCGTGCTGGCGGTATGCTATTTCGTCATGATCCGCATGCCGGGCAAATCGTTCCGCGGTCCGTTGCCGCCCGCAACGGCTCAGCAGCAGGCGCTGGCGGATGAACTCCGTCGCGACCTGCAGATCCTCGCCGGCGACATCGGCGAGCGCAACGCCTTCCTGCCCGGCAAACTCGAAGCCGCCGCGACGTTCATCGAAACGCAGCTCGCGCAGGCCGGCTATCAGGTCCAGCGCCACCCCTTCCCCGTTCACCTCGAACTCGGCCCCAATCCCGAGAGCGACACGGTCTGCTCGAATCTCTCCGTCGAGATTCCCGGCGCGACCAAACCTGAGGAGATCATCATCGTCGGCGCGCACTACGACTCGATCTTCGGCTCGCCGGGCGCCAACGACAACGGCACCGGCGTCGTCGCCACGCTGGCCCTCGCGCGCCGCATGGCGAACTCGGCGCCGCGCCGCACACTGCGCTTCGTCTTCTTCGTCAACGAAGAGCCGCCCTTCTTCCAGCAGGAAGGGCAGATGGGTTCGCTCGTCTACGCCCGGCAGTGTCGCGACAACGGCGACAACATCATCGCCATGCTCGCGCTCGAAACCATGGGCTGCTTCAGCGACGAGCCCGGCACGCAGCACTACCCGCTGGGCCTGGGCCTGCTCTACCCGACCACCGGCAACTTCATCGGCTTCGTCGGCGGCGTCGGCTCGCGCCACCTCGTTCGCAAGTGCATCGCGGCATTTCGCCAGCACGCGCAGTTTCCGTCCGAAGGCGCCGCCCTGCCCGGCGGAATCCCCGGCGTCGGCTGGTCGGATCACTGGTCGTTCTGGCAGGCCGGCTACGACGCCATCATGGTCACCGATACCGCCCCCTTCCGCTACGGCGACTACCACGAAGCGTCCGACACACCCGACAAAGTGGATTACGACCGCCTCGCCCGCGTGACCGAAGGAGTCCAGCGCGTCATCGAAGACCTGGCGAGTGAGTGA
- the recG gene encoding ATP-dependent DNA helicase RecG, with product MQYLPGVGPRVATVYKRLGVVTVSDLLHHFPHRYEFEHSERPIAEIGAEQVVTARGEVGATRVAGMGRKARFEANLVDPTGRLHLTWFNSSFLRTRIHPGMTLRIQGKTKKYGSYMQVVNPKWEVIDPEAPAGERSERYRPVYPASEDLSSEQIDKTIQSILDEATALIDDHLPEEYRKQRNIPDLATALRLVHRPDGEDDVKRARRRLALDELLLLQLGIALKRRQLRQHSDAVAINTADAVDEHIIARFPFRLTSHQRGVIEEIRRDLASTTPMNRLLQGDVGSGKTVVALYAMLAAVASGAQAALMAPTEILAEQHYFTVTEMLEGSRVRIELLTGTLSAADRKSILDRLARGDIDLVIGTHALLSKPVAFHRLGVLVIDEQHRFGVHQRAELRIRTEMNSGVVPHTLVMTATPIPRTLSLTLFGDLDVSTIKGLPPGRSPIATRVVGPGKSREVYEYVAGRIRDKREQAYIVLPAIDEASGGGLKDVRSHLKHLEEGWFEGLRLAPIHGRLKRETRERIMHRFRAGQIDALVATTVIEVGVDVPNASIMIVEHAERFGLSQLHQLRGRVGRGSTKSLCVFIGEATTEDGKARLDAIASTGDGFEIAEKDFEIRGMGEIFGPRQSGSTSLRVADLRTDMALLNMARRDARQWIEDDPGLTKPENALLRRRLMEQHGEGLGIADVG from the coding sequence GTGCAGTATCTGCCCGGCGTCGGGCCGCGCGTGGCGACGGTGTACAAGCGGCTGGGCGTGGTGACGGTGAGCGACCTGCTGCACCACTTCCCGCATCGTTACGAGTTTGAGCATTCCGAGCGGCCCATTGCCGAGATCGGCGCCGAGCAGGTGGTCACGGCGCGCGGCGAGGTCGGCGCCACGCGCGTGGCGGGCATGGGCCGCAAGGCTCGCTTCGAGGCGAACCTCGTCGACCCCACCGGCCGGTTGCATCTCACGTGGTTCAACAGTTCGTTCCTGCGCACGCGCATCCACCCGGGCATGACGCTGCGCATCCAGGGAAAGACCAAGAAGTACGGCAGTTACATGCAGGTCGTCAATCCCAAGTGGGAAGTCATCGACCCCGAAGCACCCGCGGGCGAGCGCAGCGAGCGCTACCGGCCCGTCTATCCCGCGAGCGAAGACCTGAGCAGCGAGCAGATCGATAAGACGATTCAGTCGATTCTCGACGAGGCGACGGCGCTCATTGACGATCATCTGCCCGAAGAGTACCGAAAGCAACGCAACATTCCCGACCTGGCCACGGCACTGCGGCTCGTGCATCGGCCGGATGGCGAGGATGACGTAAAGCGCGCGCGGCGGCGCCTGGCGCTGGATGAACTGCTGCTGCTGCAACTGGGCATCGCGCTCAAGCGCCGGCAGTTGCGCCAGCACAGCGATGCCGTGGCGATCAACACTGCCGACGCGGTCGATGAGCACATCATCGCGCGATTTCCATTCAGACTCACGAGCCATCAGCGCGGCGTGATCGAGGAGATCCGCAGGGATCTCGCGAGCACGACGCCAATGAACCGCCTGCTGCAGGGCGACGTCGGCTCGGGCAAGACGGTCGTGGCGCTCTACGCCATGCTCGCGGCGGTGGCATCGGGCGCGCAGGCGGCGCTCATGGCGCCGACGGAGATCCTCGCCGAGCAGCATTACTTCACGGTGACCGAGATGCTCGAAGGCAGCCGCGTGCGGATCGAGCTGCTCACCGGCACGCTCAGCGCTGCGGATCGCAAGTCCATTCTCGATCGATTGGCCCGCGGCGACATCGACCTGGTCATCGGCACGCACGCGCTGCTGAGCAAGCCGGTCGCGTTTCACCGCCTCGGCGTGCTGGTGATCGACGAGCAGCACCGCTTCGGCGTGCACCAGCGGGCGGAATTGCGCATTCGCACCGAGATGAACAGCGGCGTCGTGCCGCACACGCTGGTCATGACGGCGACGCCGATTCCTCGCACGCTGTCGCTGACGCTCTTTGGCGATCTGGATGTTTCGACGATCAAGGGCCTGCCGCCGGGCCGCAGCCCGATCGCGACGCGCGTGGTCGGGCCGGGCAAGTCGCGCGAGGTGTATGAGTACGTCGCCGGGCGCATTCGCGACAAGAGGGAGCAGGCGTACATCGTGCTGCCGGCGATAGACGAAGCGAGCGGCGGGGGGCTCAAGGACGTGCGCTCGCATCTCAAGCACCTCGAGGAAGGCTGGTTCGAGGGGCTGCGCCTCGCGCCGATCCACGGCCGGCTCAAGCGCGAGACGCGCGAGCGGATCATGCACCGCTTCCGGGCCGGGCAGATCGATGCGCTCGTGGCGACGACGGTGATCGAAGTCGGCGTCGATGTGCCGAATGCGTCGATCATGATCGTCGAGCATGCCGAGCGGTTTGGGTTGTCGCAACTGCACCAGTTGCGCGGCCGGGTGGGGCGCGGCTCGACCAAGTCACTGTGCGTCTTCATCGGAGAAGCGACCACGGAAGACGGCAAGGCGCGGCTCGACGCGATTGCTTCGACGGGCGACGGCTTCGAGATCGCCGAGAAAGACTTCGAGATTCGCGGCATGGGTGAGATTTTCGGGCCGCGCCAGTCGGGTTCGACATCGCTGCGCGTGGCGGACCTGCGCACCGATATGGCGCTGCTCAACATGGCCCGGCGCGATGCGCGGCAGTGGATCGAGGATGATCCGGGGCTGACAAAACCAGAGAACGCACTGCTGCGCCGGCGGCTGATGGAGCAGCACGGCGAGGGGCTGGGGATTGCGGATGTGGGGTAG
- a CDS encoding SHOCT domain-containing protein — protein sequence MSAIIRIAAITITLALLAGCVLVGGRQTVQKPTRGEELIDLKAAYDAGALTDEEYECQRAEILRN from the coding sequence ATGTCGGCCATCATTCGAATCGCGGCCATCACGATCACACTGGCGCTGCTTGCAGGGTGCGTGCTCGTGGGCGGCCGGCAGACCGTTCAGAAGCCCACGCGCGGCGAAGAGCTGATCGACCTCAAAGCCGCCTATGACGCCGGCGCCCTCACCGACGAGGAGTACGAGTGCCAGCGCGCCGAGATCCTGCGCAACTGA
- the moaA gene encoding GTP 3',8-cyclase MoaA produces the protein MISLPVLDTSPQRPNFAQGPRSLSSVRLLRVSVTDRCNLRCVYCMPDEGVSWMAPQKDLLTADDIEAVVAAAVRLGIRHVKLTGGEPTIRPDIIEIAQRLARLGIGDLSLTTNGLMLDRLAQPLRLAGVDRLTVSCDSLRADRYKSITHGGDLDQFWRGVRAAHDAGFTRLKVNVVVMRGINDDEVADFAMLATQYPWSIRFIEYMPLGDSVLTGVDPTHATIGNEEIKARIAERVGPLESVERHREVGVGPAMVYNFAGAIGRVGFISAMSQPFCESCNRLRVTAVGELRSCLFDGGEVSLMPALRPKPDLDRMIQLFADCVVLRPEVHSTRGNRAMSQIGG, from the coding sequence GTGATTTCGCTGCCTGTTCTAGACACTTCGCCGCAACGCCCCAACTTTGCGCAGGGGCCGCGCAGCCTCTCTTCCGTGCGCCTGCTGCGCGTCAGCGTGACCGATCGGTGCAACCTGCGCTGCGTCTACTGCATGCCCGACGAGGGCGTGTCGTGGATGGCCCCGCAGAAGGACCTGCTGACCGCCGACGACATTGAGGCCGTGGTCGCCGCGGCCGTGCGCCTGGGCATCCGCCACGTCAAACTCACGGGCGGCGAGCCGACGATCCGGCCCGACATCATCGAGATCGCCCAGCGCCTCGCGCGGCTGGGCATCGGCGACCTCTCCCTGACCACCAACGGCCTGATGCTCGACCGCCTCGCCCAGCCGCTGCGCCTGGCCGGCGTCGATCGCCTCACCGTCAGTTGCGATTCGCTCCGCGCCGATCGGTACAAGTCCATCACGCACGGCGGCGACCTCGACCAGTTCTGGCGCGGCGTGCGCGCGGCCCACGACGCCGGCTTCACGCGGCTCAAAGTCAACGTCGTCGTCATGCGCGGCATCAATGACGACGAAGTGGCCGACTTTGCCATGCTTGCCACGCAGTACCCGTGGTCGATTCGCTTCATCGAGTACATGCCGCTGGGCGATTCGGTCCTCACCGGCGTCGATCCGACTCATGCAACGATCGGCAACGAGGAGATCAAAGCCCGCATTGCCGAGCGCGTCGGCCCGCTCGAATCCGTCGAGCGCCACCGCGAAGTCGGCGTCGGCCCGGCGATGGTCTACAACTTCGCCGGCGCCATCGGCCGTGTCGGCTTCATCAGCGCCATGAGCCAGCCCTTCTGCGAATCGTGCAACCGCCTGCGCGTCACCGCGGTGGGCGAACTGCGCAGCTGCCTGTTCGACGGCGGCGAGGTAAGCCTCATGCCGGCGCTGCGGCCAAAACCCGACCTCGACCGCATGATCCAGCTCTTCGCCGATTGCGTCGTCCTGCGCCCCGAGGTGCACTCCACCCGCGGCAACCGAGCCATGAGCCAGATCGGCGGGTAA
- a CDS encoding nucleoside monophosphate kinase encodes MSARYRSLLIFGAPGVGKGTQGKLLGCIPGFLHLSTGEVFRSLDMNSETGRVFREFSSRGELVPDEFTIRLWREHMRKMIDAGQYNPQRQLLVLDGIPRNASQAASMDGDIEVLQILHLVAGDEDVLLKRMQRRAEQQNRHDDADEGVIRHRWAVYNRETVPVLEHYGRHCCVQINAIGTPGRVLMHILEAAVPVHEEHFSNALED; translated from the coding sequence ATGTCGGCTCGGTATCGCTCGCTTCTGATCTTCGGAGCGCCAGGGGTCGGCAAGGGCACACAGGGCAAGCTGCTCGGCTGTATCCCCGGCTTCCTGCACCTCTCCACCGGCGAAGTCTTCCGCAGCCTCGACATGAACAGCGAGACCGGCCGCGTCTTTCGCGAGTTCTCCAGCCGCGGCGAACTCGTCCCCGACGAATTTACCATCCGCCTCTGGCGGGAACACATGCGCAAGATGATCGACGCGGGCCAGTATAATCCGCAGCGACAACTGCTCGTTCTCGACGGCATTCCGCGCAACGCTTCGCAGGCCGCCAGCATGGATGGCGACATCGAAGTCCTGCAGATTCTCCACCTCGTGGCCGGCGACGAGGATGTGCTGCTCAAGCGCATGCAGCGCCGCGCCGAGCAGCAGAACCGCCACGACGACGCCGACGAGGGCGTGATCCGCCACCGCTGGGCGGTCTACAACCGCGAGACCGTGCCCGTGCTCGAACACTACGGCCGCCATTGCTGCGTGCAGATCAACGCGATCGGCACGCCCGGCCGCGTGCTCATGCACATCTTGGAAGCCGCCGTCCCCGTGCACGAAGAGCACTTCAGCAACGCGCTGGAGGACTGA
- a CDS encoding NADH-quinone oxidoreductase subunit A, with protein MEILLSIAIFLAFGFGFVLVNMLVGAVVRPSAPNPEKASIYECGEPTVGSSWVQFDLRFYVVALFYLIFDVEVALIWPIAVVFRQHAGPALVIAGVFMALILIGYVYEWYSGSLDWIRSSANTARPDRIGGLTGARLGTVAASPAEARRMARRDPELLEEERAAAGAAT; from the coding sequence GTGGAAATACTTCTCTCGATCGCCATCTTCCTGGCCTTCGGCTTTGGGTTCGTGCTCGTCAACATGCTGGTGGGCGCCGTGGTCCGCCCGAGCGCGCCCAATCCCGAGAAGGCGTCGATCTACGAGTGCGGCGAACCGACCGTCGGCTCCAGCTGGGTGCAGTTCGATCTGCGCTTTTACGTCGTCGCGCTGTTCTATCTCATCTTCGACGTCGAAGTGGCGCTCATCTGGCCGATCGCCGTCGTGTTTCGGCAGCATGCCGGCCCGGCGCTGGTCATCGCTGGCGTGTTCATGGCTCTCATTCTTATCGGTTATGTCTACGAGTGGTACTCGGGAAGCCTCGACTGGATCCGCTCCAGCGCCAATACCGCCAGGCCTGACCGCATCGGCGGCCTGACGGGCGCACGGCTGGGGACGGTCGCGGCGTCACCGGCCGAGGCCCGCCGCATGGCCCGGCGCGATCCGGAACTGCTCGAAGAGGAGCGAGCCGCCGCCGGGGCCGCCACCTGA